In Gossypium arboreum isolate Shixiya-1 chromosome 6, ASM2569848v2, whole genome shotgun sequence, the following are encoded in one genomic region:
- the LOC108484588 gene encoding em protein H5-like, whose protein sequence is MASQQERDELDRRAREGETVVPGGTGGKSVEAQENLAGGRSRGGQARRDQIGREGYQEMGRKGGLSTVEKSGGERAAEEGIPINEDKFATKQRG, encoded by the exons aTGGCTTCCCAACAGGAAAGAGATGAGCTTGATCGTAGGGCAAGGGAAGGAGAGACCGTCGTCCCTGGTGGAACCGGTGGCAAAAGCGTTGAAGCTCAAGAAAACCTTGCTGGAG GGAGGAGCCGGGGAGGGCAGGCGAGGAGGGACCAGATAGGAAGGGAAGGGTATCAAGAAATGGGTCGTAAAGGTGGGCTGAGCACCGTCGAGAAGTCGGGCGGAGAACGTGCGGCAGAAGAGGGGATTCCAATCAATGAGGACAAGTTCGCGACGAAGCAGAGGGGCTAA
- the LOC108485062 gene encoding probable serine/threonine-protein kinase PBL4: MVLSSGLTTGLLSEITSESDFPTVNLKVFTYAELDKATRNFALANRLGDGGSSHVFMGYIDERTCRAASLATGTPVAVKRLRTGSNLTHDELLSVVNDLGRHVHSNLVKLIGYCLEEEHRLLVCEYLPNGSLEDHLFIPERLPLSWETRVRIAMDVARGLSFLHGQRIIFRDLKAANVLLDSAFNAKLSDFGYAKIIPGVDPSLTDPIFRTRASGIEGYLAPEYLATDQLTSAIDVYSFGVLLLELVSGRRAVQQTESGIEDNIVEWAQPNIGSRHLLDKIMDTKLREYSHEEAYEVVLIASECVGERAQRPRMRKVLSALEQLCPSLVPAIASSSSAPVASSSTTHELSFRTLPQLQCPPSNIVSSREALSPPTMGCCCHVI, from the exons ATGGTTCTCTCTTCAGGACTTACAACCGGTCTCCTGAGTGAAATAACATCTGAAAGTGATTTTCCAACCGTCAATCTGAAAGTTTTCACATATGCTGAGCTAGACAAGGCTACTAGAAACTTCGCTTTGGCGAATCGCCTTGGGGACGGCGGGTCCAGTCATGTTTTCATGGGGTACATTGATGAGCGGACCTGTAGAGCTGCAAGCCTTGCAACTGGAACACCCGTTGCTGTGAAGCGGCTTAGAACCGGCAGCAATCTGACTCATGATGAGTTGCTG AGCGTAGTTAATGACCTCGGTCGCCATGTTCATTCGAATCTGGTCAAGCTTATTGGTTATTGCTTGGAAGAGGAACATAGGCTTTTGGTCTGTGAGTATCTACCTAACGGAAGCTTGGAGGATCATCTTTTCATACCTGAGCGTTTACCATTGTCGTGGGAAACAAGGGTCAGAATTGCCATGGATGTTGCTAGAGGCCTTTCTTTCTTACATGGTCAACGAATTATATTCCGAGATTTAAAGGCAGCGAATGTCCTACTAGATTCG GCCTTCAATGCAAAACTTTCGGATTTCGGCTACGCAAAAATCATTCCTGGCGTTGATCCATCTCTCACTGATCCAATTTTTCGAACCCGAGCTTCCGGTATTGAAGGATATCTTGCCCCTGAATATCTTGCTACAG ATCAGCTAACTTCAGCAATAGATGTCTATAGCTTTGGAGTCCTATTACTCGAACTGGTTTCCGGCCGCCGTGCTGTCCAACAAACAGAATCTGGTATAGAGGACAACATAGTGGAGTGGGCACAACCGAATATTGGCAGTAGACACCTGTTGGACAAAATCATGGATACCAAGTTAAGGGAGTACTCCCACGAGGAAGCTTATGAAGTTGTGCTCATTGCATCGGAGTGCGTAGGTGAAAGGGCCCAACGACCGCGAATGCGCAAGGTTTTATCGGCACTGGAACAGCTTTGCCCTTCTCTTGTCCCTGCCATTGCGTCATCAAGCAGTGCTCCTGTTGCATCATCAAGCACTACACATGAGCTTTCCTTTAGGACCCTACCTCAGCTTCAGTGTCCTCCCTCAAACATAGTTTCATCTCGCGAAGCACTTTCTCCTCCAACAATGGGCTGCTGCTGTCACGTCATCTGA
- the LOC108486592 gene encoding zinc finger CCCH domain-containing protein 29-like isoform X1, producing MCSGSKSEHKPSSFIMEGELQEPKAGSQSILLELAASDDLVAFKSEVEEKGLDFGEASFWYGRRIGLRKMGFEERTPLMIAAMFGSIEILKYIIGSGKIDVNRACGSDGVTALHCAVAGGADSSVEIVKLLLDTSADANCVDANGNKPVDLIVPGLKSSSNYRRKVIELLLNGDDVLKGEEESDKTTMPQLLKEGSEKREYPMDVSLPDINNGIYGTDDFRMYTFKVKPCSRAYSHDWTECPFVHPGENARRRDPRKYPYSCVPCPEFRRGACPKGDACEYAHGVFESWLHPAQYRTRLCKDETGCARKVCFFAHKPEELRPVYASTGSAMPSPRSAAMNAVDMTTLSPLALGSSSLPMPTTSTPPMSPLATSSSPKSGGLWQNNFNLTPPALQLTGRRLKTTFSARDFDLEMELLELENQLQQQQLMDEISSLSSPSCWSKEYGRLGDLKPTNLDDAFGSLDPSLLPPLKGLSIKSGIQAQLQSPTGLRIRQNSNQLRSSYPTNLTSSPVRKPSAFGYDSSAAVAAAVMNSRSSAFAKRSQSFIDRGAVTNPAGLAAPANPTSTMSSNNLDWSSPNGKLDWGIQGDELNKLRKSASFRFRNNHPAVRATDMMASKMEEPDVSWVHSLVKDVTPMGTATLPSWVEQMYIEQQEQMVA from the coding sequence ATGTGCAGTGGTTCAAAGAGTGAACATAAGCCCTCAAGTTTCATCATGGAAGGTGAATTACAGGAGCCGAAAGCCGGTTCTCAATCAATTTTGCTCGAATTGGCTGCATCTGATGATCTAGTAGCCTTCAAAAGTGAAGTAGAAGAGAAAGGTTTGGATTTCGGGGAAGCGAGCTTCTGGTATGGTCGGAGAATAGGGTTGAGAAAGATGGGATTTGAAGAGCGGACGCCTCTGATGATCGCGGCCATGTTTGGTAGCATCGAAATTTTGAAATACATCATTGGAAGTGGCAAGATTGATGTGAATAGAGCTTGTGGCAGTGATGGGGTTACTGCCCTTCATTGCGCTGTTGCTGGTGGTGCAGATTCTTCGGTTGAGATTGTCAAGCTGTTGCTTGATACATCTGCCGATGCGAATTGTGTAGATGCTAATGGGAACAAACCTGTTGATCTGATTGTACCGGGTTTAAAATCTTCAAGCAATTACAGAAGAAAGGTGATTGAGTTATTACTGAATGGCGATGATGTTCTTAAGGGGGAAGAAGAATCCGATAAGACAACGATGCCTCAGTTGCTAAAAGAGGGGTCTGAGAAGAGAGAATATCCTATGGATGTATCACTGCCTGATATCAACAACGGGATATATGGGACCGATGACTTCCGGATGTATACATTTAAGGTGAAGCCTTGCTCGAGGGCATACTCCCATGATTGGACTGAGTGCCCTTTTGTTCATCCTGGTGAGAATGCGAGGAGAAGGGACCCAAGGAAGTACCCTTATAGTTGTGTGCCATGCCCTGAGTTCCGAAGGGGGGCATGTCCTAAGGGTGATGCTTGTGAATATGCTCATGGTGTGTTCGAATCCTGGCTTCATCCTGCTCAGTACCGGACTCGGCTTTGCAAAGATGAGACCGGTTGTGCTCGTAAAGTTTGTTTCTTTGCTCACAAACCTGAAGAATTACGTCCCGTGTATGCTTCCACTGGATCAGCAATGCCTTCTCCGAGGTCTGCTGCAATGAATGCAGTAGACATGACAACTTTGAGTCCTCTAGCACTTGGTTCTTCATCTTTGCCGATGCCGACAACTTCAACGCCGCCCATGTCTCCTCTGGCAACCTCTTCATCACCAAAGTCTGGAGGCTTGTGGCAGAACAACTTTAACCTCACCCCACCCGCATTGCAGCTAACTGGTAGGCGCTTGAAGACTACTTTTAGTGCCCGAGATTTTGATTTGGAAATGGAGTTACTCGAGCTTGAAAATCAATTGCAGCAACAACAGTTGATGGATGAGATATCGAGTCTCTCCTCCCCATCTTGCTGGAGTAAGGAATATGGTCGTCTCGGGGATTTGAAGCCTACTAATCTCGATGATGCATTTGGATCTCTCGATCCTTCCCTGCTGCCTCCATTGAAGGGACTGTCCATAAAATCCGGAATACAAGCCCAGTTGCAATCTCCAACTGGACTTAGAATACGCCAGAACTCGAACCAACTACGTTCAAGCTACCCAACAAACCTTACATCATCCCCTGTGAGGAAGCCCTCGGCATTCGGTTATGACTCATCGGCTGCAGTGGCTGCAGCAGTAATGAATTCCCGGTCTTCAGCATTTGCAAAACGGAGCCAGAGTTTCATAGACCGTGGAGCAGTGACCAACCCTGCCGGACTTGCTGCACCTGCTAATCCGACAAGCACAATGTCTTCAAACAATTTGGATTGGAGCTCCCCTAATGGGAAACTGGATTGGGGTATTCAAGGAGATGAGCTAAACAAGCTTAGGAAATCCGCTTCGTTCCGGTTTAGAAACAACCACCCTGCTGTGAGAGCAACAGACATGATGGCATCTAAAATGGAAGAGCCAGATGTGTCCTGGGTTCATTCCCTCGTGAAAGATGTTACTCCGATGGGAACCGCAACTTTGCCATCGTGGGTGGAGCAAATGTACATAGAACAACAAGAGCAGATGGTGGCATAA
- the LOC108486592 gene encoding zinc finger CCCH domain-containing protein 29-like isoform X2: MEGELQEPKAGSQSILLELAASDDLVAFKSEVEEKGLDFGEASFWYGRRIGLRKMGFEERTPLMIAAMFGSIEILKYIIGSGKIDVNRACGSDGVTALHCAVAGGADSSVEIVKLLLDTSADANCVDANGNKPVDLIVPGLKSSSNYRRKVIELLLNGDDVLKGEEESDKTTMPQLLKEGSEKREYPMDVSLPDINNGIYGTDDFRMYTFKVKPCSRAYSHDWTECPFVHPGENARRRDPRKYPYSCVPCPEFRRGACPKGDACEYAHGVFESWLHPAQYRTRLCKDETGCARKVCFFAHKPEELRPVYASTGSAMPSPRSAAMNAVDMTTLSPLALGSSSLPMPTTSTPPMSPLATSSSPKSGGLWQNNFNLTPPALQLTGRRLKTTFSARDFDLEMELLELENQLQQQQLMDEISSLSSPSCWSKEYGRLGDLKPTNLDDAFGSLDPSLLPPLKGLSIKSGIQAQLQSPTGLRIRQNSNQLRSSYPTNLTSSPVRKPSAFGYDSSAAVAAAVMNSRSSAFAKRSQSFIDRGAVTNPAGLAAPANPTSTMSSNNLDWSSPNGKLDWGIQGDELNKLRKSASFRFRNNHPAVRATDMMASKMEEPDVSWVHSLVKDVTPMGTATLPSWVEQMYIEQQEQMVA; encoded by the coding sequence ATGGAAGGTGAATTACAGGAGCCGAAAGCCGGTTCTCAATCAATTTTGCTCGAATTGGCTGCATCTGATGATCTAGTAGCCTTCAAAAGTGAAGTAGAAGAGAAAGGTTTGGATTTCGGGGAAGCGAGCTTCTGGTATGGTCGGAGAATAGGGTTGAGAAAGATGGGATTTGAAGAGCGGACGCCTCTGATGATCGCGGCCATGTTTGGTAGCATCGAAATTTTGAAATACATCATTGGAAGTGGCAAGATTGATGTGAATAGAGCTTGTGGCAGTGATGGGGTTACTGCCCTTCATTGCGCTGTTGCTGGTGGTGCAGATTCTTCGGTTGAGATTGTCAAGCTGTTGCTTGATACATCTGCCGATGCGAATTGTGTAGATGCTAATGGGAACAAACCTGTTGATCTGATTGTACCGGGTTTAAAATCTTCAAGCAATTACAGAAGAAAGGTGATTGAGTTATTACTGAATGGCGATGATGTTCTTAAGGGGGAAGAAGAATCCGATAAGACAACGATGCCTCAGTTGCTAAAAGAGGGGTCTGAGAAGAGAGAATATCCTATGGATGTATCACTGCCTGATATCAACAACGGGATATATGGGACCGATGACTTCCGGATGTATACATTTAAGGTGAAGCCTTGCTCGAGGGCATACTCCCATGATTGGACTGAGTGCCCTTTTGTTCATCCTGGTGAGAATGCGAGGAGAAGGGACCCAAGGAAGTACCCTTATAGTTGTGTGCCATGCCCTGAGTTCCGAAGGGGGGCATGTCCTAAGGGTGATGCTTGTGAATATGCTCATGGTGTGTTCGAATCCTGGCTTCATCCTGCTCAGTACCGGACTCGGCTTTGCAAAGATGAGACCGGTTGTGCTCGTAAAGTTTGTTTCTTTGCTCACAAACCTGAAGAATTACGTCCCGTGTATGCTTCCACTGGATCAGCAATGCCTTCTCCGAGGTCTGCTGCAATGAATGCAGTAGACATGACAACTTTGAGTCCTCTAGCACTTGGTTCTTCATCTTTGCCGATGCCGACAACTTCAACGCCGCCCATGTCTCCTCTGGCAACCTCTTCATCACCAAAGTCTGGAGGCTTGTGGCAGAACAACTTTAACCTCACCCCACCCGCATTGCAGCTAACTGGTAGGCGCTTGAAGACTACTTTTAGTGCCCGAGATTTTGATTTGGAAATGGAGTTACTCGAGCTTGAAAATCAATTGCAGCAACAACAGTTGATGGATGAGATATCGAGTCTCTCCTCCCCATCTTGCTGGAGTAAGGAATATGGTCGTCTCGGGGATTTGAAGCCTACTAATCTCGATGATGCATTTGGATCTCTCGATCCTTCCCTGCTGCCTCCATTGAAGGGACTGTCCATAAAATCCGGAATACAAGCCCAGTTGCAATCTCCAACTGGACTTAGAATACGCCAGAACTCGAACCAACTACGTTCAAGCTACCCAACAAACCTTACATCATCCCCTGTGAGGAAGCCCTCGGCATTCGGTTATGACTCATCGGCTGCAGTGGCTGCAGCAGTAATGAATTCCCGGTCTTCAGCATTTGCAAAACGGAGCCAGAGTTTCATAGACCGTGGAGCAGTGACCAACCCTGCCGGACTTGCTGCACCTGCTAATCCGACAAGCACAATGTCTTCAAACAATTTGGATTGGAGCTCCCCTAATGGGAAACTGGATTGGGGTATTCAAGGAGATGAGCTAAACAAGCTTAGGAAATCCGCTTCGTTCCGGTTTAGAAACAACCACCCTGCTGTGAGAGCAACAGACATGATGGCATCTAAAATGGAAGAGCCAGATGTGTCCTGGGTTCATTCCCTCGTGAAAGATGTTACTCCGATGGGAACCGCAACTTTGCCATCGTGGGTGGAGCAAATGTACATAGAACAACAAGAGCAGATGGTGGCATAA